One Pygocentrus nattereri isolate fPygNat1 chromosome 23, fPygNat1.pri, whole genome shotgun sequence genomic window carries:
- the capns1a gene encoding calpain small subunit 1a has protein sequence MFLVKKLIGGVIDVVSNIDPGQFVPSDPPPPRRPYAYAEANESAEERQFRKVFQQLAGDDMEVSPNELMNILNKIISKHADLKTDGFTIESCRSMVAVMDSDSTGKLGFHEFKHLWNNIKKWQANYKDYDTDHSGVIGADELPNAFRAAGFPLNDQLFQLIIRRYSDESGNMDFDNYIGCLVRLDAMCRAFKTLDRDNNGSIKVNIQEWLQLTMYS, from the exons ATGTTCCTGGTTAAGAAGCTGATTGGAGGAGTTATTGATGTTGTCAG CAACATCGACCCTGGCCAGTTTGTCCCCTCGGACCCT ccTCCCCCTCGCAGGCCGTATGCGTACGCTGAGGCCAACGAGTCTGCCGAGGAGAGGCAGTTCCGGAAAGTGTTCCAGCAGCTCGCCGGTGAT GACATGGAAGTGAGTCCCAACGAGCTGATGAACATCCTCAATAAAATCATCTCTAAAC ATGCTGACCTGAAGACGGATGGCTTCACCATTGAGTCCTGCAGGAGTATGGTGGCTGTTATGGAT AGTGACAGTACAGGTAAACTGGGCTTCCATGAGTTCAAACATCTGTGGAACAATATCAAGAAatggcag GCTAACTATAAGGACTATGATACAGATCATTCTGGGGTGATTGGAGCAGACGAACTGCCGAATGCGTTCAGAGCTGCAG gtttcCCACTGAATGATCAGCTCTTCCAGCTGATCATCCGCAGATACAGCGACGAGAGCGGAAACATGGACTTTGATAATTATATCGGCTGCCTGGTGCGCCTGGACGCCATGTGCC GTGCCTTTAAGACGCTGGACAGGGACAATAACGGCTCCATCAAAGTGAACATCCAGGAG TGGCTGCAGCTGACCATGTACTCCTGA
- the alkbh6 gene encoding alpha-ketoglutarate-dependent dioxygenase alkB homolog 6 isoform X2 has translation MLAEKLPDWLLKYTEKISALDAFAGKNANHVLVNEYKPEEGIMPHEDGPLYHPTVTTISLGSHTLLDFYTPVDESQSGIPQTEESRYVLSLLLRRRSLLILQGEMYERYLHGIRGVAVDTLTERVANLSAAGGQVGETLTRGTRVSLTIRHVPKVCRANLLLGRK, from the exons ATGCTGGCCGAGAAACTCCCTGATTGGCTGCTCAAGTACACAGAGAAAATATCTGCACTTGATGCGTTTGCTGGAAAAAACGCCAATCATGTGCTGGTGAACGAATACAAGCCAGAGGAGGGCATtatg cctcatgAGGACGGCCCACTTTACCACCCCACAGTGACCACCATCAGCCTGGGGTCCCACACATTGCTGGACTTCTACACACCTGTCGATGAGTCTCAG TCTGGAATTCCTCAGACCGAAGAGAGCCGTTATGTGTTGTCACTGTTGCTACGGCGACGCAGTCTGCTGATTCTGCAGGGCGAGATGTACGAGCGCTACCTGCATGGGATCCGTGGAGTTGCCGTGGATACGCTGACGGAGCGGGTGGCGAACCTGTCGGCGGCGGGAGGGCAGGTGGGCGAGACGCTGACTCGCGGCACTCGAGTCTCCCTCACTATCCGCCACGTGCCCAAAGTCTGCCGTGCCAACCTGCTGCTCGGCAGGAAGTGA